In the genome of uncultured Pseudomonas sp., the window ATAAAAACAAACGCTTAGAAAGAAGGCGCAACATGCACAGCAAATCAAAACGCAAACAGCATGGCTGTGCTTCGCAAAATGCAAAGCAGAGTGCAAAACCTTAAGCAGCAATTCTGAGCGAGCCGAACACGCGATTAGATTTATTACGACAGCTATTCGCCAGGCAGATATCTACCTGGCGAATAGCTAATTGGGGGCGATAGGGAAAGTGTCATCCGCAGCCAATGGCGAGTAGACACACACGGCAGCGTCTGACTGATGCCTACCTAAACAAACGCGCTAGCTGCGCGCAGAAAACGCATCACCACTCGCTCATATAGATGCGTCATACGATGCTTTAGGAAGATTTAGCAATACGCACTTAAAAGGACTGTTCATGCCCAATTGCTTTAGAGCGCCAAATAGTCACTAACTATGCAATCAGCGCAACATTACCGACTGACAAATACAGTAGAAGGTTTTTTAGCAGGAGAGGCTTACAACTGCACAAGAGCATATATCCGTCACATGTAACGAATATCCACGCAACGATCTTATAGATGGACTGAGTTGCCATGAATATGCTTATACATGCAAACATAAAAACTTATTAACCAAAACGCCAAGCTGGCGTGACTCATCACACCAGCGTTATTCTTTTGATAAATCACAATTTTATGGTAACCGTGCTGCGCTTCAAACCTGACAGAAGTTCAACTTGTCGGTGAGTGGGCTCGGGCTCAATCGAATGACGTTCACCGTCGATATCCAATATTGAGCTGTGCAAGACGATACTGACTCGTTCATTCCTGCCCACATGAGCCAGCGGGTACACCTCTTCAGGGTCAATTGCGATAACCAGTGATGTCCGCTCCGCCGCTTGATCACGCGCCAACGGTGGCAGCGCCAGACCGCTTAAACCAGCGGCTGCTGTGGGCTTAGCCGAGGGTTTAGCCAACGCACCAATCAATGTTGCGTCGCGCGCAACGGTACGTACACCGCCTTTGCCAGTAACCAGCACATCAAATCGATCGCCATTGCGCAGCTGGCTGAAGGGAATGGAACCTTTGTTGGGGGCAAATGTGTAGAGCACTTTGTTATCGGGTATCTGCTGTGCCAGCCACGTTTTGACAGGCGTGCGCAGTTCAGCAGGTTGGATCGGCTGCCCATCTTTCTTGCTTTGCGCAAGCTGCTTGCCTAGTAATAACCGCTGATTGGATACGCCTAACTCATCGTTATCGATACGCACCTTGCGCAGTATCTCAGGTCGAATCAGCGTGCCAACAGGCCAATTGCCATTGATGCCCCACACTTCGTGAGTGGTATGTCGCTCGACCTGACGCACACCCAATACACTGACCAATACTCCTGACACCAGAAAGGTGGCCATTGCGGCAGTAGTACTTCCAGAATACTTGCGTTTCATAGCGTACTCCTTTGCTCTCTTGGCTTAAAACACCAACCTGGAGCCAGCCCAGCAGCATGGCCGGGCCTAGCCCACTTATGGTCCTGCCTTGTTAAGGCGTGGTGATGGTGCCGGCATTAGAAGAAGAGCTAGCGCCCAGACTCGCTGCGGTTACACCACCTTCAAGTGGAGTAGCGGCGACAAAGGAAAACTCAACATCATCACCAGCACTCGCATCAGTCGCATCGCCAAACACTGAGCCCTCAATAGCAGCAGTGTTCTCACCATTGACGATGCCATTGAAGGCATAAGTTTGATCGAGATGGCCAATCGCTTCGGCAACATCCTCCATCTCGGCAGTAACCGCATCGCGCATGGTCACCATACCGGCCATCAAACCAATAACCATAACGGTGGTAATCAATACCAACTCGCTGGTCATCACAAAACCGCCTTGCTTCTTGCTAGTGAGTGCCTTGTTCATTGTTTTCATGGTTAACACCTCAGAGGTCTGTGTTTAGCATTTCAGAACAGCGAGATTAGTCCCGCTTGTCAATGCACCTTCAAGGGCCGTGCCAAAAACAAAAACCACATTAAAAACAATCACTTAATTAATTACCGAATATTTAAATTGTGAAAACCATCTCGCTTTTCCTTTTTGCCTTGCATTATGCAAGGCAATCTAATAACGCGATTCAAACTTTTGAATCGCACCGAGTTTCGTTAGCGCAGATGAGTAATGGCGAGATATATGCCTGGGATAATCGGCTTAATTATTAGTTCTTCGTTTCAACTATGGGCGTTTTTGTGCTGAAGATGATTCGCCTAGCGCTAAGAAGGCGATCAGCTGGAATCTCTAGGGCGATGCGCTGACCAATACATCTCCCCAGTGGCTTAAGAATGCTATTGACCAAGCTGGAAGAGAAGAAGTCGAGTCGCAAGCCCTACCCTATGTCATGGGAAGAGCAGTCGATTCTGTTTGCTGAGCTGCCGGCGCACCTGCACACCATGGCCCTGTTCAAGGTGAACACCGGGTGTCGTGAGCAGGAGGTGTGCAAGCTGCGCTGGGACTGGGAGATTACCGTTCCTGAGTTGGGCACTAGCGTGTTCTTGATTCCTGCCGACTTTGGCGGGCGTCATGAGAACTCAGGCGTAAAGAACGGTGACGAGCGGCTGGTTGTGCTGAACAACGTGGCTAAGTCGATCATCGACCAGCAGCGCGGTATCAGTAGGGAGTGGGTATTTCCGTACAACGGCACGGCCATGCACAGGATGAATGACTCGGCGTGGAAGAAAGCGCGGGTGAGAGCAGCGAAACTCTGGCAGGAGAAAAACCTACGCCCCGCTCACCCTGGTTATCTTTCGGTAAGAATCCACGACCTCAAGCATACATTCGGCAGACGCTTACGCGCAGCAGGTGTAACAGAGGAAGATCGCAAGGCCTTACTCGGCCACAAGAACGGCAGCATCACCAGTCATTACTCAGGCGCAGAGCTTGGGCATCTGATTGAAGCTGCGAACATGGTATCGGCAACCGACTCGCGCGGGCCAGTGCTGACGATTTTGAAGAGAAAACAAGCGTGAGCCTAGGAGAAGTCACGCAAAAGTCACGCGCATGAAAAAGTCCAATGCACGAACATTGGCCTAAGTCATTGAATTATATGGTCGGGACGGAGTGATTCGAACACTCGACCCCTAGCACCCCATGCTAGTGCGCTACCGGACTGCGCTACGCCCCGACTAGGCGTCAAACCTGCTATTTTCGGAACCCCGAAAACGTCGCGAACTATACATTAAGCTTCTGAAATATGGAAACTTTTTGAATAACGCGACTATTTCTTGAGAACCAGCAAGACATCCTCAAGCTCAGTAATCATTTGCTTGATCAGCTGTTTATATTGCGTGCTGTCGTCTTTCGCTTCATCACCAGAGAGGCGCTGCCGCGCCCCGCCAATGGTAAAGCCTTGGTCGTACAAAAGAGCTCGGATCTGCCGAATCATCAACACATCCTGTCGCTGGTAATACCGTCGATTACCACGCCGCTTAACTGGATTGAGCTGAGGAAACTCCTGCTCCCAGTAGCGCAGTACGTGCGGTTTTACGGCGCACAGCTCACTCACCTCACCAATGGTGAAGTAACGTTTGCCGGGTATAACGGGCAGTTCGTCGTTATGACTTGGTTCCAGCATACGCTTCAACCCTGGCTTTGAGCTTCTGGCCTGGACGGAAAGTTACGACACGGCGAGCCGTGATCGGAATTTCCTCTCCTGTTTTTGGATTGCGACCGGGGCGCTGACGCTTATCGCGCAGATCAAAATTACCGAACCCCGAGAGCTTGACCTGTTCGTTGAGCTCCAGCGCTTGGCGGATCTCCTCAAAGAACAGCTCCACCAACTCCTTGGCTTCCCGTTTATTCAGGCCCAGCTCTTCATACAGACGTTCCGCCATCTCAGCTTTCGTCAGAGCCCCCATACGCTACTTCCTTAACGTGGCGTTGAACCTTTGTTCCAGGGAGGTGAGAATTTTTTGCGTTGTGACACTCACCTCATCGTCATTAAGAGTGCGCGATGGATGCTGCCAGGTCAAGCCGACGGCAAGGCTTTTTCTATCAGGATCAATACCTTTACCGTGATACACGTCAAATAGCTTGAGGTCAGTCAACCACTCACCTGCCCCCTCACGAATAACACTGAGCAATTCCTCTGCTGGCACATCACGTCCCACCAAGATAGCCAAGTCACGTCGCACTTCAGGAAACTTCGAAAGTTCCTGAAACTTAGGCATAAGCCCTTGAGTGACCTCACTCAGCAGCAACTCGAACATGAACACGGACTGATCCAGACCGAGCGACTTCGATAACTCGGGATGCATAGCCCCGAGGAAACCGACCAGCCGCCCTTCACGCTCGATTCGCGCAGCCTGCCCTGGATGCAACGCTGGATGCTCACCCGCGACAAAGGTAAAACTCGCGCCATCACCAGCGCTGGCCAACAGCGCCTCGACATCAGCTTTCAGATCATAGAAGTCGACATTTTCGCGGCCGTGCGCCCAGCCTTCAGGCAAGCGGCTGCCACAGATAACACCTGCCAGCATCGGCTCTTGCTGCAAACCTTCAAGCTGACCGACAAAGCGCAGACCGCTTTCAAACAGGCGCACGCGTGGCTGCTGACGATTAAGGTTGTGCTCAAGCGCTTTCACCAAGCCCGGCCACAGCGAAGAACGCATGGCGGCCATGTCCGCGGAAATCGGATTGGCCAGCATCAATGGCGCAACACCGGGATTGAATAGCTCGAACAGTTTTGGATCGATAAAGCTGTAGGTGATTGCCTCATGATAACCGCGAGCTACCAACAAACGGCGCAGCGCAGGCAGGTCAACTGCGGCTTCGGCCTTCGCCTGCGGTGCCAAACGCGCCTGCGGATAGCGCACGGGCAAGCGGTTATAACCGTACAAGCGCGCGAGCTCTTCAATCAGATCGACTTCCAAACTGATATCGAAGCGATGACTTGGCACGCTAACCTGCCACTGACTATCACCGGCGGCGGAAATACCCAACCCCAAGGCAGTCAGTAGACGGACGATTTCCGCATCATCCATTTTCAGGCCGAGCATCTGCTCGACGCGCTCGGCCCGCAGTGTGACCGGAGCAACATTTGGCAACTGCTCTTGGCTGACGACCTCGATAATCGGCCCGGCTTCGCCACCAACGATCTCAATCAGCAGTGCAGTCGCACGCTCCATGGCCTCACGCGCCAATTGCCAATCTACGCCACGCTCAAAACGATGCGAAGCATCAGTATGTAAACCGTAGGAACGCGCCTTACCTGCAATCGCAATGGTGTCGAAGAAGGCGCTCTCAAGGAATAGATCGCGAGTATTGGCACTAACGCCGCTATGCTCACCACCCATAACACCGGCAATAGCCAGAGCACGTTGATGGTCAGCAATGACCAAGGTATCAGCGCGCAGACTGACTTCCTGGCCATCGAGTAGAACCAGCTTCTCGCTCTCTTCAGCCATACGCACGCGAATACCGCCATTGATCTCGGCAAGATCGAAAGCATGCATTGGCTGGCCCAGCTCAAGCATCACATAGTTGGTGATATCGACAACCGCATCAATACTGCGCACATCTGCTCGACGCAAGCGCTCGACCATCCACAGCGGTGTTGGCTGGGAAAGATCGACATTACGCAACACACGACCGAGGTAACGTGGGCAGGCCTGCGGGGCAACAACCTCAACCGGGTACACGTCGTCACGACTCGCGGGTACAACCGAAATTTCAGGGCGAGTGACCGGAGCGTCGTAGAGGGCACCGACTTCCCGGGCCAAGCCGGCCAGGGACAGGCAGTCACCCCGATTAGGCGTCAAGTCAACTTCGATGCTGGCATCGTCGAGATCCAAATAGACGCGAATATTCTGACCTACCGGTGCATCTGTAGGCAGCTCCATCAGGCCATCGTTATCTTCACTAATCTGCAACTCGGAAGCCGAGCAAAGCATGCCATTGGACTCAACACCACGCAGCTTAGCTTTCTTGATTTTGAAGTCGCCGGGTAATTCGGCACCGATCATGGCGAACGGAATTTTCAGGCCGGGGCGCACGTTGGGTGCGCCACAGACCACCTGAAAGGTCTCCGCACCACTGCTAACTTGGCACACACGCAACTTGTCGGCATCGGGATGCTGCTCGGTGCTCAAGACCTCACCCACGACCACGCCGCTGAACACACCGGCAGCCAACGACACGCTGTCTACTTCAAGGCCAGCCATGGATAGACGCGCAACCAAATCATCACGGGAAACCTGCGGGTTTACCCAGCTGCGCAGCCACTTTTCACTGAATTTCATACTGTCTGTTCTCCTGAACCAATTCGATTACGCAATACGAGGGCACTAGCGAAATTGCGCCAGAAACCGCAGGTCGTTATCGAAGAACAGTCGTAAATCGTTGACGCCGTAGCGCAGCATGGCCAAACGCTCAACACCCATACCAAAGGCAAAACCGGAGTATTTTTCCGGGTCAATGCCCGACATGCGCAGCACATTCGGATGCACCATGCCGCAACCCATGACTTCCAGCCAGCCGGTCTGCTTGCACACGCGGCAGCCCTTACCGCTGCACATCACGCATTGCATATCGACTTCGGCCGACGGCTCGGTGAACGGGAAGAAGGATGGACGAAAACGCACACCCAGGGGCTTTTCGAAGAACACTCGCAGAAACTCTTCGATGGTGCCTTTGAGATCGGCAAAGCTCACGCCCTCATCGACCAGCAGACCTTCGACCTGGTGGAACATCGGCGAGTGAGTGATATCGGAATCACAGCGGTATACGCGACCGGGACACACAATGCGGATCGGCGGCTGCTGGGATTCCATGGTGCGCACCTGTACCGGCGAGGTGTGGGTGCGCAGCAACATGTTTGCATTGAAATAAAAGGTGTCGTGCATCGCCCGCGCAGGGTGATGACCCGGAATATTGAGCGCTTCAAAGTTATGGTAATCGTTCTCGACCTCGGGGCCTTCGGCAATGCCGTAGCCTATCCGAGTAAAAAACTGCTCTACACGCTCGAGCGTACGAGTTACCGGATGCAGCCCACCTGACACCTGCCCACGCCCAGGCAGAGTGACATCAATTTTTTCGGCGGCGAGCTTGGCGCTCAGCGCAGCTTGTTCCAATGTTTCTTTACGGCTATTCAGAGCATCCTGAACTTTATCTTTGGCGGCATTGATCAGCGCACCCGCTTGCGGACGCTCTTCTGCCGACAGATTACCCAGGGTCTTCATCACCTGAGTTAATTCGCCTTTCTTGCCCAGATAGTGAACCCGCAATTGCTCAAGGGCATTCACATCGTCGGTGTGGCTAACAGCCTCAAGCGCTTGCGAGACCAGCACATCCAGATTTTCCATTTACAGACTCCAGATACGAAATAGGGGAAGAGCTTGAAGGCTCTTCCCCTATTGGTGACGTTTAGCACCGGGCGAGCCCGGTGATTGTCGGGGACTTAAGCCAGTACGGCTTTCGCTTTCTCGACAATCGCAGCAAACGCCGCTTTTTCGTTCACTGCCAGATCAGCCAGTACCTTACGGTCGATCTCAATGGACGCTTTTTTCAGGCCAGCAATGAAACGGCTGTAAGACAGACCGTTAACACGTGCACCAGCGTTGATACGAGCGATCCACAGAGCGCGGAACTGACGTTTTTTCTGACGACGGTCACGGTAGGCGTATTGGCCTGCCTTGATCACCGCTTGCTTGGCAACGCGGAATACGCGTGAGCGTGCGCCGTAGTAGCCTTTAGCGAGTTTCAGAATTTTTTTGTGACGCTTGCGAGCGATAACGCCGCGCTTAACACGAGCCATGAGTAATTTCCTCTATCTTGACCGATTAACGAACGCGCAGCATGCGCGCCACTTTTGCTACGTCAGACGGGTGCACCATGGAGCTGCCCCGCAGTTGACGCTTACGCTTAGTGGACATCTTGGTCAGGATGTGGCTCTTGAAAGCGTGCTTGTGCTTGAAGCCGTTAGCGGTTTTCAAAAAACGCTTGGCTGCACCACTCTTAGTTTTCATCTTTGGCATGTTCGGATACTCCGCATTCAGTTGATAAACATAACCGCAAGGCCTGCCGTGCCCTGGTGGTTATTTCTTCTTTTTGGGGGCGATGACCATGATCAGCTGGCGTCCTTCCATCTTTGGATGCTGTTCAACGGTGCCGTATTCAAGCAGGTCAGCTTCAACCCGCTTTAACAGCTCCATGCCCAGCTCCTGATGGGCCATCTCACGGCCGCGGAATCGCAATGAAACCTTGGCCCTGTCCCCCTCACTAAGGAAACGTACCAGGTTGCGTAGTTTTACCTGGTAATCCCCTTCCTCCGTCCCTGGACGAAACTTGATTTCTTTAACTTGAATCTGCTTCTGGTTTTTCTTTGCTGCGGCAACCTGCTTCTTCTTTTCGAAGATCGATTTGCCGTAGTCCATCAGCTTGCAAACAGGCGGCACTGCATCGGCAGAAATTTCTACCAGATCCAGCTTGGCCTCTTCGGCCTTAAGAAGCGCGTCTTCAATTGACACAATCCCGAGCTGCTCACCCTCAGCGCCAATTAACCGAACCTCACGTGCCGAGATATTCTCGTTGATCGGTGCCTTCGGTGCAGCTCGCTTATCTTGTCTCATATCACGCTTAATAATGATTACTCCAAATCTTGGCGACCACGCCGGGAAACCGCCTGCGTAATAAATTCAGCGAATTGAGCGATGGGCATTGAGCCCAGATCAGCACCTTCACGGGTACGCACGGCGACAGTTTTCGTCTCAACTTCCCGATCTCCGATAACCAAGAGATAAGGAACCTTGAGCAAAGTATGCTCGCGGATTTTAAAGCCTATCTTCTCGTTCCTCAAGTCAGACTTGGCACGAAAACCGCTTTGATTGAGTGTTTTTTCAACTTCGAGGGCAAAATCAGCCTGCTTGTCGGTGATATTCATCACCACTGCCTGAGTCGGCGCCAGCCAAGCCGGGAACGCTCCCTCGTAATGCTCGATCAAAATACCGATGAAACGCTCGAACGAGCCGAGAATCGCTCGGTGCAACATGACCGGCACTTTACGACTGTTATCTTCGGAGACATAGCTCGCATCTAGGCGCTGCGGCATGTTCGGATCGTACTGCAGAGTACCGCACTGCCACGCACGACCGAGACAGTCGAGCAGGGTAAACTCGATCTTCGGGCCATAGAACGCACCCTCGCCCGGCAGATATTCCCAAGGCAGCCCTGCCTCGTTCAGCGCGTTGGCCAGGGCCTCTTCGGCACGATCCCAGAAGGCATCATCACCAACGCGCTTAGCTGGACGCGTGGAGAGCTTCATCTGCACGTCGGTAAAGCCGAAGTCGGCGTAGACCTGCAAGGTCAACTTAATGAAATCCGCCGCCTCTTTCTTGACCTGCTCTTCGGTACAGAAGATGTGCGCATCATCCTGAGTGAAGCCACGCACGCGCATGATGCCGTGCAAAGCACCCGAAGCCTCATTGCGGTGACAGGAGCCAAACTCAGCCAAGCGCAGCGGCAACTCGCGGTAGCTTTTCAGACCCTGATTGAACACCTGCACATGGCACGGACAGTTCATCGGCTTGATCGCGTAATCGCGACTCTCCGACTCCGTGGTGAACATATTGTCGGCGTAGTTACCCCAGTGCCCGGACTTCTCCCAGAGCACGCGATCAACAATCTGCGGGGTCTTGATTTCCTGATAGCCATGCTCGCGCTGCACGCCACGCATGTACTGCTCAAGCACCTGGTAAATGGTCCAGCCATTCGGGTGCCAGAACACCATGCCCGGCGCTTCTTCCTGAGCGTGGAACAGATCAAGACGCTTACCGATCTTGCGATGGTCGCGCTTCTCAGCTTCTTCAATACGCTGAACATAAGCAGCCAACTGCTTCTTGTCCGCCCAGGCAGTGCCATACACGCGCTGCAGCTGCTCATTCTTGGCATCACCGCGCCAGTAAGCACCGGACAACTTGGTCAGCTTGAACGCTTTAAGGAAGCGCGTATTGGGCACGTGCGGGCCGCGGCACATGTCGACATATTCTTCGTGATAGTACAGACCCATGGCCTGCTCATCCGGCATGTCGCTTACCAGGCGCAGCTTGTAATCCTCACCGCGCGCAGTAAATACATCAATAACCTCAGCGCGCGGCGTCACCTTCTTGATGACGTCGTAATCTTTTTCGATCAACTGCTGCATGCGCTGCTCGATAGCCGCCACATCATCTAGAGTGAAGGGGCGCTCGGAGGCGATGTCATAGTAGAAACCATCATCAATGACCGGACCGATCACCATCTTGGCAGCAGGAAACAGCTGCTTCACCGCATGCCCAATCAAGTGCGCACAGGAGTGGCGAATGATTTCGAGACCTTCTTGGTCTTTGGGCGTAATGATCTGCAGGGTCGCGTCACTATCAATCAGGTCGCAAGCATCAACCAGCTTGCCGTTGACCTTGCCGGCCACCGTAGCTTTAGCCAAGCCAGCACCAATGGATTGCGCCACCTCGAGTACGGATACCGGATGATCGAACGAACGCTGACTGCCGTCGGGAAGAGTAATGATGGGCATGGCGCCTCCTCTCCTAGTGGTGACCTCTACCAAAGGCCACGTGGGTTGGGATGAGCCAGTAAGCGATTCGGCGGTATACCTGCCATACAGAAGCAAGGGCTTGCGGGCCAAACCAAAACCAAACCGCAGTCACTGGAGGTTTTAAACAACAAAGAACCACAGGGATGCTTACAGAAGACCTGGGCCATTTACAAGAACCAAAAAAAAGGGCCGCCTAAGCGACCCTTTTTCTACCAAATTTGGTAGGCACGATTGGACTCGAACCAACGACCCCCACCATGTCAAGGTGGTGCTCTAACCAACTGAGCTACGTGCCTACGATGGGTGCGCATTCTACGGCCGCGGGAAAAACTGTCAACATTTTTTTCGCTAACTGCCTGAATAAATGAATTTTTTACTATTTCGCTGCACGTTTTATATTTCGTACAGGCTACTAGCCGGGCATTTTCAACTCAGGTAGCATTTGCTTATCCGTAAAAAATAAAGAACAGAGGTTGCAAAATGGCGCACACAGCTTATCCACAATCCTATTACGCGGCCTCCGCGAACCCGGTTCCGGAACGCCCAGAGCTCAATGGCGAAGTCGAGACTGACGTGTGCATTGTCGGCGCTGGCTACACCGGCCTGTCGACAGCCATCGCCCTGCTGGAAAACGGCTTTAAGGTCAGCATCGTCGAAGCCGCCAAAGTCGGCTTCGGTGCGTCAGGCCGTAATGGCGGGCAGATCGTCAACAGCTATAGCCGCGACATTGACGTGATCGAGCGCAGTGTCGCTCCCAAGCAAGCGCAGCTGCTAGGCGACATGGCTTTCGAAGGCGGCCGGATCATTCGTGAGCGCATCGCCAAGTACAACATCCAATGCGACCTCAAGGACGGCGGTGTATTTGCAGCCAACACGCCCAAGCACATGAAGCACTTGGAATCGCAGAAAAAGCTCTGGGAGCGCTACGGCCACACCCAGCTGGAGCTGATGGACGCCAAGCGCATTCAAGAAGTCGTCGGCACCGACATTTATGCCGGCGGCATGCTCGATATGAGTGGTGGCCATATCCACCCGCTCAACCTGGCACTGGGCGAAGCTGCTGCAGTTGAGTCCCTCGGCGGGGTGATTTACGAGCAGTCCCCTGCTATCCGCATTGAACGCGGCGCCAATCCCGTTGTCCACACCCCTAACGGCCGCATCAAAGCCAAGTTCGTGGTTGTAGCGGGTAACGCTTACTTGGGCAACTTGGTGCCTGAGTTGTCGGCCAAGTCGATGCCATGCGGCACCCAGGTGATCACCACCGAACCACTTTCGGCTGAGATGGCAAAAAGCTTGCTCCCGCAAGATTACTGCGTCGAGGACTGCAACTACCTACTGGACTATTACCGCCTGACCAGCGACAACCGCCTGATCTTTGGTGGTGGCGTGGTCTATGGTGCTCGTGACCCTGCGAACATCGAGGCGATCATTCGCCCGAAAATGCTCAAAGCCTTCCCGCAATTAAAAGACGTGAAGATCGACTACGCCTGGACCGGCAACTTCCTGCTGACCTTGTCGCGCCTGCCGCAAGTGGGCCGCCTGGGCGACAATATCTATTACTCGCAAGGTTGTAGCGGTCACGGCGTGACCTACACCCACCTGGCGGGCAAGGTGCTGGCCGAAGCACTGCGTGGCCAGGCCGAGCGCTTCGACGCCTTCGCTGATCTGCCGCATTACCCGTTCCCGGGTGGTCGCCTGTTCCAGGTGCCGTTCAGCGCCTTGGGCGCCTGGTACTACACAATGCGTGACAAGCTGGGCGTTTAAAGCAACACCGGCAAACAGAAACGGCACCCTTGGGGTGCCGTTTTGCATTCCAGCGCAGCAGAGCGCTACCTAAAGCGCGGCATCCGGCCAAACCTGGCGGGCAGCACGCAAGGCACGCCGTGCTGCGTCACCTCGGCCCTGCTGCTGCAACTCACGTGCAGCCTGCAGCCAGACCCGCTCAACCGGCTGCGCCGGCAACTGATTGGTCGGCTGAACCAGTACCGCCCAGCGCCCTGCCTCGCTCCAGGCATCATCGAAACTGGCAAAACTGGTGTACCAACGACGGGTATTACCGGAGCGCAACACCAGCGTGCGCTCACGTTGGTCATAACCGACCAGCACTGCAAACTGCGAACCGGGGCCGCCAAACAGGCGATCCTGCATCACCAGTACCGGATGACCTGCGGATACCTGCTGGATAAGCGCATCCAGATTGCCGGGTATGGGATAAACCAGCAGCTCATATGAGCGCGCCACGGCCTCAAGCCCAGCTTGCGGGCTCTGCCCTTTGGCCAGTTGCTGCATGCGCTCATCCACCAGCCCTGGGCTGCTGATCACGCCATGATGATTGAGCAGCGCGGCCAATGCCGACGGCCCTCCTTGGGCGTCACTGAGCTGAAAGAACGGCACATCGGCCAACTCGACTCGCTCCGGCAGGCGCTTGGTTTCCGGCAACAGCTGAGGCCCGCCGGCGCAGGCAGCGAGCAGAAAAAGCATGGCAAACGGCAGAAGTCTTACGGCACGCGCTGACTGGAACATCACTCACCCACTGATTTTGTTGTGGCGCAGAGCATAACGATGAAGTGCCTATGACCCAACCTATACGCGAAAAACCATTCCCCTTCAGGGTCAGCCAACCATCGCGTCGCGAGTGCCAATAACGCAAGCACTCCTGGGTTTAACTGTTCAGAATCAGCATCGCTTTGGCCAGGAATATGATCAGCAACATCTGCGTCAATACGCTCAGGTCGATCAAGGGTGAACGCACTGGATCACACGCCCCGCGCGCATCCGCCAGACAACCGCCAAAAATGCCCAAGAATGCTAAACGCCAGGCAGATTTTCGGGGTAAGCAATGTGGCAAAACTGCCGGTAAACGCATCGGCGAGCACCGCACGGAAGACCCAGACCAAGGCCCTTGGGCGCGCTGCGCGGTGTTAATGGAGGGCGGCAGCAACTGGACTACTTCCAGCTAATACACAAGAGCTGACACACAAGAGCTGACACACAAAACCCGCTCAGTGAGCGGGTTTTGTGTGAGCGGAGAACGCCTGGTTTAAACCAGTTTTTCCAGCTCAGGTACGGCGTCGAACAGGTCAGCGACCAGACCGTAATCGGCTACCTGGAAGATCGGCGCTTCTTCGTCCTTGTTGATCGCAACGATCACTTTGGAGTCTTTCATGCCGGCCAGGTGCTGGATCGCGCCGGAAATACCGACGGCGATGTACAGCTGTGGCGCAACGATCTTGCCGGTCTGACCGACCTGCATGTCGT includes:
- the rpmI gene encoding 50S ribosomal protein L35 is translated as MPKMKTKSGAAKRFLKTANGFKHKHAFKSHILTKMSTKRKRQLRGSSMVHPSDVAKVARMLRVR
- the rplT gene encoding 50S ribosomal protein L20 — protein: MARVKRGVIARKRHKKILKLAKGYYGARSRVFRVAKQAVIKAGQYAYRDRRQKKRQFRALWIARINAGARVNGLSYSRFIAGLKKASIEIDRKVLADLAVNEKAAFAAIVEKAKAVLA
- the infC gene encoding translation initiation factor IF-3: MIIKRDMRQDKRAAPKAPINENISAREVRLIGAEGEQLGIVSIEDALLKAEEAKLDLVEISADAVPPVCKLMDYGKSIFEKKKQVAAAKKNQKQIQVKEIKFRPGTEEGDYQVKLRNLVRFLSEGDRAKVSLRFRGREMAHQELGMELLKRVEADLLEYGTVEQHPKMEGRQLIMVIAPKKKK
- the ihfA gene encoding integration host factor subunit alpha, with product MGALTKAEMAERLYEELGLNKREAKELVELFFEEIRQALELNEQVKLSGFGNFDLRDKRQRPGRNPKTGEEIPITARRVVTFRPGQKLKARVEAYAGTKS
- the pheS gene encoding phenylalanine--tRNA ligase subunit alpha → MENLDVLVSQALEAVSHTDDVNALEQLRVHYLGKKGELTQVMKTLGNLSAEERPQAGALINAAKDKVQDALNSRKETLEQAALSAKLAAEKIDVTLPGRGQVSGGLHPVTRTLERVEQFFTRIGYGIAEGPEVENDYHNFEALNIPGHHPARAMHDTFYFNANMLLRTHTSPVQVRTMESQQPPIRIVCPGRVYRCDSDITHSPMFHQVEGLLVDEGVSFADLKGTIEEFLRVFFEKPLGVRFRPSFFPFTEPSAEVDMQCVMCSGKGCRVCKQTGWLEVMGCGMVHPNVLRMSGIDPEKYSGFAFGMGVERLAMLRYGVNDLRLFFDNDLRFLAQFR
- the pheT gene encoding phenylalanine--tRNA ligase subunit beta, producing the protein MKFSEKWLRSWVNPQVSRDDLVARLSMAGLEVDSVSLAAGVFSGVVVGEVLSTEQHPDADKLRVCQVSSGAETFQVVCGAPNVRPGLKIPFAMIGAELPGDFKIKKAKLRGVESNGMLCSASELQISEDNDGLMELPTDAPVGQNIRVYLDLDDASIEVDLTPNRGDCLSLAGLAREVGALYDAPVTRPEISVVPASRDDVYPVEVVAPQACPRYLGRVLRNVDLSQPTPLWMVERLRRADVRSIDAVVDITNYVMLELGQPMHAFDLAEINGGIRVRMAEESEKLVLLDGQEVSLRADTLVIADHQRALAIAGVMGGEHSGVSANTRDLFLESAFFDTIAIAGKARSYGLHTDASHRFERGVDWQLAREAMERATALLIEIVGGEAGPIIEVVSQEQLPNVAPVTLRAERVEQMLGLKMDDAEIVRLLTALGLGISAAGDSQWQVSVPSHRFDISLEVDLIEELARLYGYNRLPVRYPQARLAPQAKAEAAVDLPALRRLLVARGYHEAITYSFIDPKLFELFNPGVAPLMLANPISADMAAMRSSLWPGLVKALEHNLNRQQPRVRLFESGLRFVGQLEGLQQEPMLAGVICGSRLPEGWAHGRENVDFYDLKADVEALLASAGDGASFTFVAGEHPALHPGQAARIEREGRLVGFLGAMHPELSKSLGLDQSVFMFELLLSEVTQGLMPKFQELSKFPEVRRDLAILVGRDVPAEELLSVIREGAGEWLTDLKLFDVYHGKGIDPDRKSLAVGLTWQHPSRTLNDDEVSVTTQKILTSLEQRFNATLRK
- a CDS encoding MerR family transcriptional regulator, with protein sequence MLEPSHNDELPVIPGKRYFTIGEVSELCAVKPHVLRYWEQEFPQLNPVKRRGNRRYYQRQDVLMIRQIRALLYDQGFTIGGARQRLSGDEAKDDSTQYKQLIKQMITELEDVLLVLKK